Genomic segment of Chitinophaga varians:
AGACAAAAAAACGGGCATATGCAAAAAACGCACCGCTCCTTTTTTGCATGGCCATAACATGGGTCTGGGACAAAAATAACAGAACCGGCAGAATTTTGCACTTTTGGAAGATAAATAATTTTTCTGCACTTTTTGTAATGATTTAAATATCTGGTTTTTAATTAATTGTATTGATATTGTTTTATTTCTATCAGTATTTTTTGCATAGTTGGCGCAAAATAATTGCAAATAATTTGCAGTTTTCGCAGGAATCCCTATTTTTATCCCTGTAATTTCCGCATTATTTGAAGAACTAACTATCAACCAAACCACATGATGAAGCATATCATAACCGTGGCCAACTTTCCGAAGATATTCCTGCCACTCCTGGGCCTGTTATTTTCTGTCTGTAGCTATGCCCAGTCCGACCTGGTATCCGGGACCGTCACCAGCGCAGGCGACGGACAAAAAATCATCGGCGCCTCCGTATCGCTCGTCGGCGCTAAAGGCATCGGCGCCCTGACCAGCGAAACCGGTCAGTTCTCTATTAAAATACCTTCCTCCGTTACCGGTGAAATCACCCTCGCCGTCACCTTCGTAGGGTACGACCGCAAAGAGGTAAAAGTATCCCGGGGACAGTCCAACATCAATATCCAGCTGACAACAAATACCAAAGCGCTGGGTGAACTGGTGGTAACGGCACTGGGTATCAAAAAAGAGAAAAAAGCACTGGCCTATGCTGTCACCGAAGTAAAAGGCAGCGAATTCACACAGGCCCGCGAAATCAACGTGGCAGACGCACTCACCGGTAAAATCGCCGGCGTGAACGCCTCAAGCCTCGCCAGCGGCCCCGGTGGCTCCAGCCGTGTCATCATCCGGGGCAACGGCTCCCTCAACGGCGACAACCAGCCGCTGTACGTGGTAAACGGCATGCCCATCGACAATACCACCCAAAGCACCATCACCAGCGGCGCTTCCAATGGGCTCAACTATGACCGCGGCGATGGTATCGCAGGCATCAACCCCGACGATATTGAATCCATTACCGTGCTCAAAGGCGGCCCGGCCGCAGCCCTCTACGGCGCCCGCGCCTCCAACGGCGTTATCCTTATCACCACCAAAAAAGGCGTGGCACAGAAAGGCATCGGCGTAGACTATAACACCACCTACACCCTGGAAACACCGTCGGTCATCCCTGACTGGCAATATGAGTACGGCTCCGGTCAGAAAGGACTGAAACCAGCTACCAAAGCGGATGCTATCGCGGCAGGCCGCCTCTCCTGGGGGCCGAAAATCGACGGCAGCAACGTGGTCCAGTTCGACGGGGTGGAACGCCCTTATGTGGCCCGGAAAAACAACATCAAAAACTTCTATAATACCGGCAACACGTTCACCAATACACTGGCGTTCTCCGGCGGCAACGAAAACACAAAATATCGTGTATCCCTGTCCGATATGAACAACCGCAGCCTGGTGCCCAGCCAGTCGCTCAACAAAAAAATCGGCTCGGTGAGCATTGCTTCCAACCTGGGCAAACGCCTCTCTATTGAGGCCTATGCGCAGTACAACGTGGAAAAGGCCAAAAACAGAAGCAGCGTCTCCGACGCGCCCGGCAACGTTAACTGGGGCACGTACATGATCGCCAACACCGTAGATATCCGCAACCTCAATCCGGGTTATGACGCCACCGATAAAGAAGTGGAATGGAACCCCTCCGGTTTCGCTTCCAACCCCTACTTTGTAGCTAACCGCTTTCGTAACAACGATGACCGCAAACGTTTTATCGGTAACGCCAGCATCAAATACAACCTGCTGGACAACCTCTTCGTGCGCGGTCGTGTAAGCCATGATTATCTGAACATCAACTACACCGGTATCGTGCCCACTGGTACGCTCTTCGCTCCGAAAGGCCTCTATCAGCAGTACAATACCATCGCCACTGAAACCAACGGTGAACTGACCATCAACTACCAGGGCAAACTGAGCCGCGATCTCGCCATCACCGCCATGGCAGGCGGCAACAGGCGCAAATCCATATCTGACGGAACAAATCTGAACGGTACAGATTTCTTCGCGCCCGGCTTCTATGACCCGTCCAACGTGGTAAGCCTTAACACCACCAACGTAAACCAGCGGCAAGCCACCAACTCCCTGTTCGGCTCGGTGGACCTGTCTTTCAAAGACCTGTTGTTCCTGACCGCCACCGGCCGCAATGACTGGTTCTCTACGCTGTCGCCACAAAACAACAACATCTTTTATCCTTCCGTAGGCGCCAGCTTCCTGCTGTCTGAAGCAGTGAAAATGCCTTCCTGGATCAACTACGCCAAAGTACGTACGTCATGGGCACAGGTAGGCGGTGCTACGCCACAACCTTACATCCTGCGGCAGACTTACTCCGTGCTTTCCGGTGGCGGCCACCTCGGCCAACCGCTGCAAACGCCTACCCAGACTACCTCCCAGGGTAGCGGTTCCGGTCTGCTGCAAGCACCCAACCCCAACCTGAAGCCGCTGCTCTCAACTACTTTCGAAGCCGGTATCGAAGCGCGTATGCTCAACAACCGCTTGTCTGCAGACATTACGGTGTATAGCCGCAAAACCACCAACGATATCATGCAGGCGGCCATCTCCCCGGCGTCAGGGTATAACTTCGCTATCCTCAACGTAGGCGAAATGAGCAACAAAGGCGTGGAAGTATTGCTGACCGGCGTACCGGTCAAACAGAAGAATTTCTCCTGGGACATCAGCTACAACATGGCCTATAATAAAAACGAAGTGCTGAAACTGACTGAAGGCATCAACAGCCTCCAGCTGGACGTAAGCGTTAACAGTTACGCCTATATTTTTGCGGAAATCGGCAAAGCCTACAGCACCATCAAAGGCTTTAAAGTACTGAAAGACGCCAGCGGCAATACCGTATACGACAAAGCCACCGGCTATGAAATGCGTACCGGTCTGACTGACCTCGGCACCGGCGTGTCTCCCTTCTCTGCTGGTATCACCAACAACTTTACCTACAAACGTTTTAACCTGAGCTTCCTGATCGACGGTAAATTCGGCGGACATGTATATTCCGCTACCAACCTGTATGCTACCCGCTTCGGCCTGAACAAGATCACCCTGCCAGGCAGGGAAGACGGTCTTACCGTTACCGGCGTAGACCAGGACGGCAAACCGTTTACCAAAACATTTACCTACGCTACCGGTCTGCAGGCGTACTACGACAACTACAAAAACCTCTCTGAGAAATTTGTATACGACGCCAGCTTCATCAAACTGCGTCAGGTGGTGCTCAGCTACAACATCCCGACGAAAGTGTTTGCCTTTGCCAAACTGCAGGGCGCTACCGTTTCTTTCGTAGCAAGGAACCTGTTTATCCTGTATAAGAATGCGCCCAATATTGATCCGGAATCAACCTTCAGCAACTCCAATGCGCAAGGCTTTGAAATGTTCGGGGTACCCCGTACCCGGAGCTATGGCGTAAACCTCCAGGTAAAACTTTAGTTCATTCTTAAAATTGATCAGCTCATGCAACGTATTGCCAGATATAAATTCATTTTGCTCTTAGGAGCGGTACTGGGGTTAGCTTCCTGTGACAAAGACTTTGAAGCGCTCAACGTAAACCCGAATGCTTCCGAAAAACCAAATATTGATTTGCTGTTCACGCAAAGTCTGCTGAAAGGTAACCTGCCATTGGACCGTGCTTATTTCTTCACCTCGTACCTGCATAGCGGCACCTATATCCAGCACTATGCCATCGCCAAGGAGATGGCCGGGTCCGGCGCCGGTGACAAATACGCCGTCAATGATTTCTACCAGAGCTTTTACTACCGGAACATCTATACGAATACGATGACCACGCTGGCCGAGATCATCGAAGCAGCGCAGGCGCCGGAGAATGTGAACAAGCTCGCGGTGGCCCGTCTCTGGAAAGTATTGCTCATGCAGCGTATCACTGATCTTTATGGTGATGTGCCTTACAGCGAGGCTACCCGCGGTAAATCCAATCTCTTCCAGCCTAAATACGATGCGCAGGAAGATATCTATGCCGCGCTGCTGAAAGAAACGGAAGACGCTATTAAATCATTCGATGCTTCCAAAGCCACCTTTGGCAATGCGGACCTGATCTATAAAGGCAACATCGCCCAGTGGAAAAAATTCGGCTACTCCCTGATGCTGCGGCTGGCCATGCGCACCACCCGCGCTACCAGCACCAAAGTGATCGCCAAAGACTGGGCACAGAAAGCAGTGGCCGGCGGCGTGATCACCGATGCGGCAGACAATGCAGTGGTAAGATATTCCAACGGTCCGCAGACTTATAACAACAATCCCATTGCTTTTGAACTGGTAAACCAGGACTATGTGCCTTCTTCCAAAGGCGCCAGCAACCAGGAATGGGGCAAGTTCAGCAAAACATTTATCGATTTCCTGAAAAACCATAATGATCCGCGGCTGGGCGTAGTATCTGTGGTATGGACCAATGGCAACCCGGATACTACCGCCGCTTTACAAAAAGGCATGGCCAACGGTACCGATGTGAAACCGGCCAACCCCGCTTCTTATTCAGAACCCAATCCGGCAACTATCCTCAACTATGCTTCACCGCTGCTGGTGATGACCAATGCGGAGATGAACCTGCTACTCAGTGAAGTAGCGCTGCGTGGCTGGAGCTCCGGTGATAAAGCACAGCTGTATGCCAACGGTGTGACCGCTGCCCTGCGCAACTGGAGCCTGTTTGGCGCTGCGGGCACCATCGCGCCGGAACGTATCAGTCAATATGTGACAGATAACGCCCTGAATACCGGCGGCTCCTTTGATGCGCAGATGGAACAGATCCATACCCAGTTCTGGGTAGCGCTGCTGCTCGACGAGCAGGAGGCTTACGCCAACTGGCGTCGTACCGGTTACCCGGTACTGGTGCCGGTGAACTACACCGGTAATGTAACAGGCGGCACTATCCCGCGCAGGCTGCCTTATTCGCAGACAGAACAGGGTATCAACGGGCCCAACTACAACGAAGCCGTAAAGAGACAAGGACCAGATTTATTAACAACCAGAATATGGTGGGACAAATAATCATGACAAGAGTATTCCTGTTTTCTGTACTCATAACGGTTCATACATGCCTCCTCGCACAAGGAAAAAGGGTTGCCGCTCCGGCAGCCCTGATTCCTTTACCGGTGGCTGCCTCCTGGACAGCTGACAGCGCTTTTATTACCGCCCGCGCGGCAATAAAGGCCATGCCCGGCCTGGAGCAGGACGCAGCGTTGCTGCAATCGTATATGCAGGCCGTTAGTGACCGCCCGGTAAAAGGACGTACAGCCGCTGCCGTTAGCCTGTCCATCGATTCACTGGCGGTAAAACAGCCGGAAGGATACCTGTTGCACGTAACGCCGCAGCAGGTGACGCTGACGGCACATGATGCAGCGGGTATCGGTCATGGTATCGCTACGCTGCGGCAGCTGTGGAAACCGGCAGCCGGCGGCGGACTGGTATTGCCGGGAGCGATGATCACGGACTATCCCCGCTTTGGGTACCGTGGCATGCACCTGGACGTGAGCCGGCATTTCTTTTCGATAGACTATGTCAAAAATTTCATTGATCAGCTGGCGTTGTATAAGTTCAACAATTTCCACTGGCATCTGACGGACGACCAGGGATGGCGCATTGAGATCAAAAAATATCCCCGCCTGCAGGAAGTGGCGGCCTGGCGCGATCAGACCATGATCGGGCATAAGAAAGAGCTGCCGCATCGTTTCGACGGTAAAAAATACGGCGGCTACTACACGCAGGAGCAGGTGAAGGAAGTAGTGGCCTATGCCGCCGCCCGGCACATTAATGTAATTCCGGAAATTGAGATGCCCGGCCATGCGCTGGCCGCCATGGCGGCTTATCCGTCGCTGGGCTGCACCGGCGGCCCTTATAAAACCGCTCAATTCTGGGGCATCTTCGATGATGTGTTCTGTGCGGGTAAGGACAGCACCTTCCTCTTTTTACAGGACGTGCTGGATGAAGTGATCGCCCTGTTCCCTTCTTCGTATATTCATATCGGTGGTGACGAATGCCCGAAGGTGAGATGGAAGCAGTGTGCTGCCTGTCAGCAACGCATGAAGGCGGAACACCTGGCTGATGAAGACGCCTTGCAGAGTTATTTCATCCGCCGTATCAGCGATTATGTGAACAGCAAAGGGCGCCGTATCATCGGCTGGGACGAGATCCTGGAAGGAGGGCTGGCGCCGGGCGCCACGGTGATGAGCTGGCGCGGCGTGGAAGGTGCGGTGATGGCCGCCAGGCAACAACAGCAGGTGATCATGACACCGGAAGATGAATTGTATTTTGACCACTACCAGTCATTGTACCCTGAGGAGCAGACCGCGGCGGCTGGTTATACGCCACTGGAAGCGGTGTATGGTTATGAGCCACTGGTGGCTGCCGGTGATACGGCGTTGCTGCCTTATATCGCAGGCATTCAGGGCGGCATCTGGAGTGAATATCTGTCTACGGAAACCAAGGCCAACTATATGATCTATCCCCGGTTGCAGGCGACGGCCGAAAGGGCCTGGTCGCCAGCAACCGTGAGGGATTACAACCAGTTCACACAAAGGCTCGCTGCGTTGACGGGTGACCGTTATACCACCTATAAAGAGATCAACTACCGGTTGGACAGCCTGGCCCCTGGCAGTCTGTACGTGAGCCTGCACGCACATCAGCCGGGCGCGGTGGTCCGTTATACAACAGATGGGAGTGTGCCCGTTGCCGGTAGTCCGGCGTATAAGGGCCCTGTTCATATTAGCCGCAGTGCCGTGTTGCAGGCGCAATTGTTTGTGCAGGGCAAACCGGTAGGGCGGTTGTTCCGTCAATCGTTTGAAATCTGCAAAGCTACCGGCGCGCAGGTAACATGGCAGCAACCGCCCAATACCAAATATACCGCTGCGCCTTCATTGCTGGTAAACGGTATCGCCGGCACGCACCGCTTCAATGACGGGCAGTGGCTGGGCTTCTCGGCCCGGGACCTGCAGGCGACCATAGACCTGGGCAACGTACAGGAAATAAAGCTGGTGGGCGCCAATGTGCTCAACTATCACTGGCAGAAAATGTGGGCGCCTGTGTCGCTGGTGTTTGAAGCATCTTCAGACGGTAAAAGCTTTGAGCGTATAGCCGTGGCTGATAGTTTCCCGGTAAATGGCATTAATGCCGTACGGTTGACCGTAAAACCGGTACAGGCGCGGTATATTAAAGTGACTGCCGTCAACAGGGGCGTGGTCCCTGCCGGCGAATATGGCGCCGGAGGCAGGGCTATGTTGCTGGCAGACGAAATTATTGTTAACTGATGCTGTGCGTATTGATTCCACGTTAGCATTACATTTTATACGGCATGGCATTTTTGATCGTTGTTTTATGCATCCTGTTGCTGATGGTACTGGTAACACTGGCCAAATGCAACGTCTTTGTGGCTTTTCTGATTGTGTCCGCGCTGGCGGGCTGGTGGCTGGGCATGCCGTTACAGTCCATTACCGGCGCCATGCAGAAAGGCATCGGTGACACGATGGGCGGGTTATTGATCATTATCATCCTGGGGGCCATGTTGGGCAAGCTGGTGGCGGAGAGCGGTGCGGCGCGGCAGATCGCGCAGACGCTGATCCGTTTATTCGGTACGCGTTACATACAGTGGGCATTGCTGGTGGCTGGCTTTATTATCGGCATCCCGTTGTATTACGGTGTGGGCTTCGTGTTGCTCGTTCCCTTGATATTTTCTGTGGTCTACCAATACAAGCTGCCGGCGGTATATATCGGGTTACCCACGCTGGCGGCTTTGTCTGTCACCCATGGCTTTTTACCGCCGCATCCCTCGCCGGTGGCGCTGGTGACACAGTTTCACGCCAATATGGGACTGACGCTGATATACGGCCTGATAGTGGCTGTGCCGGCCATCGTAGTGGCGGGACCGTTATTTGCCCGTTATCTGAAAAAAATACCGGCGTCGCCATCTCCTCTTTTTCAGTCGCAGGAAAATCAGGCGCAGGTTTTGCCTGGAGCAGTGAACAGTTTTTTAACGGCCTTGTTGCCGGTATTATTGCTAGTTATCACCACCGGGGTGTTGCATACCACCCCGGTGAATTCGCGGCTGCATGGTTTTCTCTCTTTTGCCGGCGATGCATCGGTAGTGATGCTGTGTTGTTTGCTGATCGCCACTTTTTCGCTGGGCATCGCGCAGCGGAAGTCGCTGAAAGATATCATGAACATATACGCAGAATCGGTGAAAGACATTGCCATGGTAATGTTGATCATAGCAGGGTCGGGCGCGTTGAAGGAAGTGCTGGCCGGTAGCGGCGTGAGTGCACAGATAGCCGGGGCCATGAGTTCCTGGCATATCCCGGTGTTGGTGCTGGGCTGGCTGATGGCCGCCGTTATCCGCGCCAGCATTGGTTCCGCTACGGTGGCCGGGCTCACGGCCGCAGGTATGATGGCGCCGTTTATTGTCACGGGGCAGGTAGATCCTAACCTGATGGTACTGTCGATAGGAGCGGGCAGCCTGATGTTCTCACATGTCAACGATGCCGGCTTCTGGATGTTCAAAGAGTACTTTAACATCAGCATAAAAGACACTTTCCTGTCGTGGTCCGTGATGGAAACTATTGTGGGCGTCATGGGCCTGCTGGGGGTACTGGCGCTCAACGCGCTGATTGGTCATTAAAGCATTTATTAAACCAGAATATATGGAAAACAAAGCAGCAGAAAAATTAAAAGCATTAGGCCTGGAATTACCACCGGCGCCAACGCCACTGGGCGTGTACAAACCTTTCCTGATTGACGGGAAGTATCTTTATCTGTCTGGCCACGGACCGGTGCAGCAGGACAAGTCGCTGATCATTGGCAGGATAGGCAGTGAGATGGACATGGAACAGGGTAAACTGGCTGCACGGCAGGTGGGCCTGACGATGTTGTCTACCATCAACACACATGTAGGTTTGGAGAAAGTGAAAAGGGTGATCAAAGTGTTGGGCATGGTCAACTGTACACCGGAGTTTGAACGGCATCCTTATATCATCAATGGTTGCAGCGAACTGTTTGCCGCCATCTGGGGCGAAGAAAACGGTATCGGCGTACGCAGCGCCGTGGGCTTCGGTTCCCTGCCCGACAATATCCCGGTAGAGATAGAAGCCTTGTTTGAATTGTATTAAGATGGCTGCAGCAGATGCCGGGGAAAATATTATCTTTCCCTTAAAATTTGGATCATGCAAAAGCGGGATGGAACAACAGCAGTCAGGCTGGCGGCTTTCGGTGAATTTCTGCTGAGGCTTCACAGCAACAGCGGTAAACGTTTCGGTCAGTCAGACGGATATATTCCTTTTTACGCCGGCGCGGAGGCCAACGTATGCGTACTGTTGTCCCGCCTGGGCATATCCACGGAGTATATCACCCGGGTGCCGGACAACGATCTGGCCGCAACAGGACTGCAACAGCTGCGTGGCCATGGCGTAGGCACCGGAAGGGTTGTCTGTGGCGGCGACAGGCTGGGGTTGTATTTTACCGAATCCGGTAACGGCATACGCCCCGGGCGTGTGATCTATGACCGTGCCGGTTCCTCTTTCGCCACTTTGCAGCCGGGGGATATCGCCTGGTCATCTGTACTGGCAGACATCGATGTGTTTCACTGGTCCGGCGTGGCTGCCGCATTGTCCGCCAGCAGCGCCGCTGTTTGCGCGGAAGCGCTGGAAGCAGCAAGTGCAGCAGGTCTTACCATCTCGTCAGATTTTAACTACCGTGCCACGCTCTGGAAATACGGGCAGCACCCTTCTGCTGTGATGCCTGCCTTATTGCAACACAGCGATATGACCGTGGCCGATCTGGACGCAGTGAACGTATATTACAATATTGAAACAGATAAACAGCTCCCGCCGGAGAAAAGATTTGAACAGTGCTATGATCAGTTGCGCCGGCATATGCCGAAGCTGAAAACACTGGCCATGAGTTTCCGGAAAGTACAGGGCAATCAGCTGGTGTATTTCGGGGCGCTCGCACAGGGCGACCAGTATTATTTTTCAGAAGGATTTACTGTTCCGCAGGTCACCGACCAGATAGGCGCCGGCGATGCTTTTACCGCAGGTGTTTTGTTTGGCGTCATCAACCAGTACCCGCCACAGCGTATCATCGATTTCGCTGTAGCCTGTGGCACGCTCAAACAGAGCATCCACGGCGACTGGGCACTGGTGAATGAACGGGAAGTGACCGACCTGATGGCCAACGGCCCTTCGGGAAGGATAGTACGATAACTACTTTTATTATGTTTACGATTGATGCACACCTCGACCTCAGTATGAACGCCCTGGAATGGAACAGGGACCTGCGGCAGCCGGTAATGGCCATCCGCAGCCGGGAGGCAGGTCTACAGGATAAACCGGACAGGGCTAAAGGCGTAGTGGCTTTTCCCGAGCTTCGTAAAGGAAATATCGGTCTCGTAGTGGCCACGCAGATAGGACGTTATGTGGCGCCTGACAATCCTTTGCCGGGCTGGCATTCGCCTGAGCAGGCATGGGCACAGACACAGGGGCAGCTGGCATGGTACAAGGCCATGGAAGATGCCGGTGAAATGGTAATGATCAAAGACCTGCCTGCATTGGAACAGCATATCGCCCTGTGGAACGATGGCACGCCCAATGACAACAAACCCATTGGATATATCCTGAGCCTCGAAGGAGCCGATTCACTGGTAACGTTGGACCACCTGCACAGGGCTTATCAAAACGGCCTCCGTGCCGTAGGGCCCGCCCACTACGGACCCGGACGTTATGCCAACGGTACCGACGCTACCGGCCATCTGAATGAACAGGGACGCCAGCTGGTCCGGGAGATGGAAAAGCTGAACATGATACTCGACGCCACCCACCTGTGCGACGACGCTTTCTGGGATGCCATGGACATCTTCAACGGCGCGGTATGGGCCAGCCATAACAACTGCCGCGCACTGGTAGACCACAACCGCCAGTTCAGCGATGATATGATCAAAACACTGGTGCAGAAAGGCGCTGTCATAGGAGGCGCACTCGATGCCTGGATGATGGTACCGGGATGGGTACGGGCACAGTCTACCCCTGAAGGCATGCACTGCAATCTCGAAAAACTTATTGATCACATGGACCATATCTGCCAGATTGCCGGCAACTCCCTGCATGTAGGTATCGGTACAGACCTGGACGGCGCTTTCGGAAAAGAGCAATGCCCTTATGATCTGGAAACGATCGCAGACCTGCAGAAGTTACCGGATATGTTGTCCGGAAGAGGCTATAAGGCCGCAGATATTGAAAACATCATGCACGGGAACTGGTTACGGTTCCTCCGTCATGCCTGGAAATAACGCACGCGGATTAAAAAAATTACAAAAGCGCGAAGCCATACAGCTTCGCGCTTTTGCGTTTATTATTTTGTTAGCAGGCGAAGCGGGGCCTTCGTCCCCGTGAGTTTCAGAACGTTGGCCTGTTTGCTGGTCATCCATGCCGGAAGCGGAGCGCCCTTCAGGTAATAGCTGAAAAACTCCAGCATGCGTGTGTTATAATCCAGCGCAGGCTTGTCGAAGATACTATGGCCCTGTCCTTCATATTGCAGGAAATAAACCACCTTGCCCATGCGCCTCATACCGGTGAAAAACTCAATTCCCTGCCCTACGGGCACATCACCATCGTCCATATTATGCATGAGTAGTAAAGGCGTTTGTATTTTATCGATGTTGAACACGGGAGAGTTCTCCAGGTACAGGTCCGGCCTGTCCCACAGTGAAGCGCCGATACGGTCGCGATATAACTCGTACTGGCCCTGTCTGGAATATCCGGAGCCGATGATAGAGCCGTATGCGCTGACGAAATTAGTAAAGCCGGCGGCTGAACAGGCGGCCGCGAAACGGCCGGTATGCGTGATGATGTAGTTGGTCTGGAAGCCGCCGAAGCTGTGCCCCTGAAGGCCCATCCTGCTGGAGTCCACATAGGGCAGCTGTACCAGCCTGTCAGCAGCGCCCATCACCGTATTCAGGGAACTGCGGCCCGGATACCCTATTTCAAAATGTACATCGGGCGTAAAAACGAGGAAGCCGTTGCTGACGAAATAGGGAATGTTCATTGGCCCCATACTGGGTTCCGGCCGTATATAAAGGTGCAGGCACTCACTGATCTTCTCATAATAGTAAAAGATAACAGGATATTTTTTTT
This window contains:
- a CDS encoding family 20 glycosylhydrolase; the protein is MTRVFLFSVLITVHTCLLAQGKRVAAPAALIPLPVAASWTADSAFITARAAIKAMPGLEQDAALLQSYMQAVSDRPVKGRTAAAVSLSIDSLAVKQPEGYLLHVTPQQVTLTAHDAAGIGHGIATLRQLWKPAAGGGLVLPGAMITDYPRFGYRGMHLDVSRHFFSIDYVKNFIDQLALYKFNNFHWHLTDDQGWRIEIKKYPRLQEVAAWRDQTMIGHKKELPHRFDGKKYGGYYTQEQVKEVVAYAAARHINVIPEIEMPGHALAAMAAYPSLGCTGGPYKTAQFWGIFDDVFCAGKDSTFLFLQDVLDEVIALFPSSYIHIGGDECPKVRWKQCAACQQRMKAEHLADEDALQSYFIRRISDYVNSKGRRIIGWDEILEGGLAPGATVMSWRGVEGAVMAARQQQQVIMTPEDELYFDHYQSLYPEEQTAAAGYTPLEAVYGYEPLVAAGDTALLPYIAGIQGGIWSEYLSTETKANYMIYPRLQATAERAWSPATVRDYNQFTQRLAALTGDRYTTYKEINYRLDSLAPGSLYVSLHAHQPGAVVRYTTDGSVPVAGSPAYKGPVHISRSAVLQAQLFVQGKPVGRLFRQSFEICKATGAQVTWQQPPNTKYTAAPSLLVNGIAGTHRFNDGQWLGFSARDLQATIDLGNVQEIKLVGANVLNYHWQKMWAPVSLVFEASSDGKSFERIAVADSFPVNGINAVRLTVKPVQARYIKVTAVNRGVVPAGEYGAGGRAMLLADEIIVN
- a CDS encoding SusC/RagA family TonB-linked outer membrane protein, producing MMKHIITVANFPKIFLPLLGLLFSVCSYAQSDLVSGTVTSAGDGQKIIGASVSLVGAKGIGALTSETGQFSIKIPSSVTGEITLAVTFVGYDRKEVKVSRGQSNINIQLTTNTKALGELVVTALGIKKEKKALAYAVTEVKGSEFTQAREINVADALTGKIAGVNASSLASGPGGSSRVIIRGNGSLNGDNQPLYVVNGMPIDNTTQSTITSGASNGLNYDRGDGIAGINPDDIESITVLKGGPAAALYGARASNGVILITTKKGVAQKGIGVDYNTTYTLETPSVIPDWQYEYGSGQKGLKPATKADAIAAGRLSWGPKIDGSNVVQFDGVERPYVARKNNIKNFYNTGNTFTNTLAFSGGNENTKYRVSLSDMNNRSLVPSQSLNKKIGSVSIASNLGKRLSIEAYAQYNVEKAKNRSSVSDAPGNVNWGTYMIANTVDIRNLNPGYDATDKEVEWNPSGFASNPYFVANRFRNNDDRKRFIGNASIKYNLLDNLFVRGRVSHDYLNINYTGIVPTGTLFAPKGLYQQYNTIATETNGELTINYQGKLSRDLAITAMAGGNRRKSISDGTNLNGTDFFAPGFYDPSNVVSLNTTNVNQRQATNSLFGSVDLSFKDLLFLTATGRNDWFSTLSPQNNNIFYPSVGASFLLSEAVKMPSWINYAKVRTSWAQVGGATPQPYILRQTYSVLSGGGHLGQPLQTPTQTTSQGSGSGLLQAPNPNLKPLLSTTFEAGIEARMLNNRLSADITVYSRKTTNDIMQAAISPASGYNFAILNVGEMSNKGVEVLLTGVPVKQKNFSWDISYNMAYNKNEVLKLTEGINSLQLDVSVNSYAYIFAEIGKAYSTIKGFKVLKDASGNTVYDKATGYEMRTGLTDLGTGVSPFSAGITNNFTYKRFNLSFLIDGKFGGHVYSATNLYATRFGLNKITLPGREDGLTVTGVDQDGKPFTKTFTYATGLQAYYDNYKNLSEKFVYDASFIKLRQVVLSYNIPTKVFAFAKLQGATVSFVARNLFILYKNAPNIDPESTFSNSNAQGFEMFGVPRTRSYGVNLQVKL
- a CDS encoding RidA family protein, with protein sequence MENKAAEKLKALGLELPPAPTPLGVYKPFLIDGKYLYLSGHGPVQQDKSLIIGRIGSEMDMEQGKLAARQVGLTMLSTINTHVGLEKVKRVIKVLGMVNCTPEFERHPYIINGCSELFAAIWGEENGIGVRSAVGFGSLPDNIPVEIEALFELY
- a CDS encoding sugar kinase; the protein is MQKRDGTTAVRLAAFGEFLLRLHSNSGKRFGQSDGYIPFYAGAEANVCVLLSRLGISTEYITRVPDNDLAATGLQQLRGHGVGTGRVVCGGDRLGLYFTESGNGIRPGRVIYDRAGSSFATLQPGDIAWSSVLADIDVFHWSGVAAALSASSAAVCAEALEAASAAGLTISSDFNYRATLWKYGQHPSAVMPALLQHSDMTVADLDAVNVYYNIETDKQLPPEKRFEQCYDQLRRHMPKLKTLAMSFRKVQGNQLVYFGALAQGDQYYFSEGFTVPQVTDQIGAGDAFTAGVLFGVINQYPPQRIIDFAVACGTLKQSIHGDWALVNEREVTDLMANGPSGRIVR
- a CDS encoding SusD/RagB family nutrient-binding outer membrane lipoprotein; the encoded protein is MQRIARYKFILLLGAVLGLASCDKDFEALNVNPNASEKPNIDLLFTQSLLKGNLPLDRAYFFTSYLHSGTYIQHYAIAKEMAGSGAGDKYAVNDFYQSFYYRNIYTNTMTTLAEIIEAAQAPENVNKLAVARLWKVLLMQRITDLYGDVPYSEATRGKSNLFQPKYDAQEDIYAALLKETEDAIKSFDASKATFGNADLIYKGNIAQWKKFGYSLMLRLAMRTTRATSTKVIAKDWAQKAVAGGVITDAADNAVVRYSNGPQTYNNNPIAFELVNQDYVPSSKGASNQEWGKFSKTFIDFLKNHNDPRLGVVSVVWTNGNPDTTAALQKGMANGTDVKPANPASYSEPNPATILNYASPLLVMTNAEMNLLLSEVALRGWSSGDKAQLYANGVTAALRNWSLFGAAGTIAPERISQYVTDNALNTGGSFDAQMEQIHTQFWVALLLDEQEAYANWRRTGYPVLVPVNYTGNVTGGTIPRRLPYSQTEQGINGPNYNEAVKRQGPDLLTTRIWWDK
- a CDS encoding gluconate:H+ symporter; the encoded protein is MAFLIVVLCILLLMVLVTLAKCNVFVAFLIVSALAGWWLGMPLQSITGAMQKGIGDTMGGLLIIIILGAMLGKLVAESGAARQIAQTLIRLFGTRYIQWALLVAGFIIGIPLYYGVGFVLLVPLIFSVVYQYKLPAVYIGLPTLAALSVTHGFLPPHPSPVALVTQFHANMGLTLIYGLIVAVPAIVVAGPLFARYLKKIPASPSPLFQSQENQAQVLPGAVNSFLTALLPVLLLVITTGVLHTTPVNSRLHGFLSFAGDASVVMLCCLLIATFSLGIAQRKSLKDIMNIYAESVKDIAMVMLIIAGSGALKEVLAGSGVSAQIAGAMSSWHIPVLVLGWLMAAVIRASIGSATVAGLTAAGMMAPFIVTGQVDPNLMVLSIGAGSLMFSHVNDAGFWMFKEYFNISIKDTFLSWSVMETIVGVMGLLGVLALNALIGH